In Corynebacterium guangdongense, one DNA window encodes the following:
- a CDS encoding ParA family protein, with amino-acid sequence MDEQQRKTLVRGTLPRPDEPRLITVANQKGGVGKTTSSVNMAAALAAHGLKVLVVDLDPQGNASTALGAEHRAGITSSYELLIGEATADEAIQVSPHNPNLHCIPATIDLAGAEIELVSLVRREYRLADALRKGHVADQGYDYIFIDCPPSLGLLTINAMTAVDEVLIPIQCEYYALEGVGQLLGNISMIREHLNTSLHISGVLMTMYDGRTKLSEQVAQEVRNQFGDVVLKNMIPRSVKVSEAPGYGQTVIDYSPTSRGSLAYLDAAREFAERGDYQPHETTGPIGVSPTIAAQLDSSMEDSI; translated from the coding sequence ATGGATGAGCAGCAGCGCAAGACCCTGGTGCGGGGCACCTTGCCGCGTCCGGATGAGCCGCGCCTTATCACGGTCGCCAACCAGAAGGGCGGCGTCGGCAAGACCACCAGCTCCGTGAACATGGCCGCCGCGCTGGCGGCGCACGGACTCAAGGTTCTGGTCGTCGACCTGGATCCGCAGGGCAACGCCTCCACTGCGCTCGGCGCCGAGCACCGGGCGGGCATCACCAGCTCCTACGAGCTGCTCATCGGTGAGGCCACCGCGGACGAGGCCATCCAGGTCTCGCCGCACAACCCGAACCTGCACTGCATTCCGGCGACCATCGACCTCGCCGGCGCCGAGATCGAGCTCGTCTCCCTCGTCCGGCGCGAGTACCGGCTTGCCGACGCCCTCCGCAAAGGCCACGTCGCCGATCAGGGCTACGACTACATCTTCATCGACTGCCCGCCGTCGCTGGGGCTGCTGACCATCAACGCGATGACCGCCGTCGACGAGGTGCTCATTCCGATCCAGTGCGAGTACTACGCGCTGGAGGGCGTGGGGCAGCTGCTCGGCAACATCAGCATGATCCGTGAACACCTCAACACCTCCCTGCACATCTCGGGGGTGCTCATGACGATGTACGACGGCCGCACCAAGCTTTCCGAGCAGGTCGCCCAGGAGGTGCGCAACCAGTTCGGTGACGTCGTGCTCAAGAACATGATTCCGCGCTCCGTGAAGGTCTCCGAGGCGCCGGGCTACGGCCAGACCGTCATCGACTACTCGCCCACCTCACGCGGCTCCCTGGCCTACCTGGACGCGGCCCGGGAGTTCGCGGAGCGCGGCGACTACCAGCCGCACGAGACCACCGGTCCGATCGGTGTGAGCCCGACTATTGCCGCGCAACTCGACAGCAGCATGG
- the rsmG gene encoding 16S rRNA (guanine(527)-N(7))-methyltransferase RsmG, with translation MSADNTTPAALPEPPAAAAEIFGDRLDKAVAYHRSLATTGSERGFIGPREVPRLWDRHVLNCAVIGEAFPAGASIADIGSGAGLPGIPLAIARPDLKITLIEPLLKRSTYLGEVVDELGLDNVTVVRGRAEEPHVRKLEKVDVVTSRAVAPLGKLVGWSLPLVKIGGSMVAMKGSSVGEELERDATQIRRAGGGEAEIFTVGDKVLEEPTTLIRIPRVK, from the coding sequence TTGTCAGCCGACAACACGACCCCCGCCGCCCTGCCGGAACCGCCCGCAGCCGCAGCCGAGATCTTCGGCGACCGCCTCGACAAGGCCGTCGCTTACCACCGCTCCCTGGCCACCACCGGCTCCGAGCGCGGCTTCATCGGGCCCCGTGAGGTGCCGCGTCTGTGGGACCGCCACGTCCTCAACTGCGCCGTCATCGGCGAGGCCTTCCCGGCGGGCGCCTCCATCGCGGACATCGGCTCCGGGGCTGGCCTGCCCGGCATTCCCCTGGCCATCGCCCGCCCGGACCTGAAGATCACCCTCATTGAGCCGCTGCTCAAGCGCTCCACCTATCTCGGCGAGGTCGTCGACGAGCTCGGGCTGGACAATGTCACCGTCGTCCGCGGCCGGGCCGAGGAGCCGCACGTGCGCAAGCTGGAGAAGGTCGACGTGGTCACCTCCCGGGCGGTCGCCCCGCTGGGCAAACTCGTCGGCTGGTCGCTGCCGCTGGTGAAGATCGGCGGCTCCATGGTCGCGATGAAGGGATCCTCCGTCGGCGAGGAGCTGGAACGCGACGCCACGCAGATCCGCAGAGCCGGCGGCGGCGAGGCGGAGATCTTCACCGTCGGCGACAAGGTGCTGGAGGAACCGACCACACTCATCCGGATCCCGCGGGTGAAGTAG
- the yidC gene encoding membrane protein insertase YidC codes for MLNFVYWPISAVMWFWYEVLSLVMNPDSGVTWVLSIILLTFTIKAILLWPTMKQLRSSRKMAQLAPKLQEVRQRYKNDQTKMAEESQKVYKDAKVNPLAGCLPMLIQIPVFIGLFHVLRSFNRTGEPGGMGGGGLGMTAEENRNTANYIFSPDHVQSFLDARFFGVPLSSSMSMGEDQLAAFAENGLDFARWQVIVVAVPLVIFVAVITHFNARLSLARQKDRQASGKVTAPTGDNADMMKMQQDMMGKMMLWMMPAFTIFTGWIWTIGLLVYMAANVGWSFVQMQLVYRKMDAEEAQEEEEKAALARANAPQVGARKADRRTKSERRDVVAPATGSTSARAARREAFEQRVDALPAIEPQDRDFVYLSNAERKALGSDKRVEYDLARDGFEARNPEVAAAAAAAGAEGVGRQWVLDRVKDRYNT; via the coding sequence CCTGGGTGCTGTCCATCATCCTGCTGACCTTCACCATCAAGGCCATCCTGCTGTGGCCGACGATGAAGCAGCTGCGCTCCTCCCGCAAGATGGCGCAGCTCGCGCCGAAGCTGCAGGAGGTCCGACAGCGCTACAAGAACGACCAGACCAAGATGGCCGAGGAAAGCCAGAAGGTCTACAAGGACGCCAAGGTCAACCCGCTGGCCGGCTGTCTGCCGATGCTCATCCAGATCCCGGTGTTCATCGGCCTGTTCCACGTGCTGCGTTCCTTCAACCGCACCGGTGAACCCGGCGGCATGGGCGGCGGCGGACTCGGCATGACCGCCGAGGAGAACCGCAACACCGCGAACTACATCTTCTCCCCGGATCACGTCCAGTCCTTCCTCGACGCCCGCTTTTTCGGCGTGCCGCTGTCTTCCTCCATGTCCATGGGAGAGGATCAGCTCGCCGCCTTCGCCGAGAACGGGCTCGACTTCGCCCGCTGGCAGGTCATCGTCGTGGCCGTGCCGCTGGTCATCTTCGTCGCCGTCATCACCCACTTCAACGCGCGCCTGTCCCTGGCCCGCCAGAAGGACCGCCAGGCATCCGGCAAGGTGACTGCGCCGACCGGCGACAACGCCGACATGATGAAGATGCAGCAGGACATGATGGGCAAGATGATGCTCTGGATGATGCCTGCCTTCACCATCTTCACCGGCTGGATCTGGACCATCGGCCTGCTCGTCTACATGGCCGCCAACGTCGGCTGGTCCTTCGTCCAGATGCAGCTCGTCTACCGCAAGATGGACGCTGAGGAGGCTCAGGAAGAGGAAGAGAAGGCCGCTCTGGCCAGGGCAAACGCCCCGCAGGTCGGCGCCCGCAAGGCCGATCGTCGCACCAAGTCCGAGCGCCGCGACGTCGTGGCCCCGGCCACCGGTTCGACCTCGGCGCGGGCGGCGCGTCGCGAAGCCTTCGAGCAGCGCGTCGACGCTCTCCCGGCGATCGAGCCGCAGGACCGAGACTTCGTCTACCTCTCCAACGCCGAACGCAAGGCGCTCGGCTCCGACAAGCGCGTCGAGTACGACCTGGCCCGCGACGGCTTTGAGGCCCGCAACCCGGAGGTCGCCGCGGCGGCCGCCGCCGCCGGCGCCGAGGGCGTGGGGCGCCAGTGGGTGCTCGACCGGGTGAAGGACAGGTACAACACGTAG